Proteins encoded together in one Vicinamibacterales bacterium window:
- a CDS encoding M14 family metallopeptidase yields the protein MNTMHRLMTTAALLVVAAALPAWSGQTRTTSPTKPAKTAATAPTPTAGAERTFTLRLDFDRWHDVAELQADMRALEKAYPKFLKYISLGKSYGGRDIAAMIVNNPDTGTDTSKPAMYIEANIHGNEIQGGEICIYTLWYLMENYGKIDRITRLVNERAFYIVPTVNPDGRDYFMHGTGQGARTGHMPVDDDNDYQFDEDGPEDLNGNGVIEQIRKYVPGQGTHKKSALDPRILEPVKPGEVGDYVLLGMEGIDHDGDGRVGEDGPGSYDPNRNFAADWQPNYIQSGAMDYPFELPEAKAVNDFLLAHPNIAGLQTYHNNGGMILRSPGAEWTGEYPASDVRAYDELGRNAERILPFYKYMVIWSGLYTVHGGVTDWGNDGLGIVSFSNELWNNGQYFTSPELKDQQKDPNSPIAPRVANYFFNDFVEFGDELTEWKEFDHPQFGKVEIGGAFKKTFGRVPPRFMNEELCHRNMAWTLYQADEMPKMRVGETKVEKIGDGVYRVLIDLVNEKAAPTVLAKAATNNVVPPDILSVNGKAVDVLSASWVPSKWRPAVAQAIDQRDLKRILVRNGIGGHTTKTVQYLVKGSGSLTVTYASLKGGTVTKEIPLRQ from the coding sequence ATGAACACGATGCACAGACTCATGACGACCGCTGCCCTCCTGGTGGTGGCGGCGGCATTGCCCGCATGGTCGGGCCAGACCCGAACCACTTCGCCGACCAAGCCGGCGAAGACGGCCGCAACCGCACCGACACCAACGGCGGGCGCGGAACGGACCTTCACCCTTCGCCTCGATTTCGATCGCTGGCACGACGTCGCCGAACTCCAGGCCGACATGCGTGCACTCGAGAAGGCCTATCCGAAGTTCCTGAAGTACATCTCGCTCGGCAAGAGCTACGGCGGCCGCGACATCGCGGCGATGATCGTCAACAACCCGGACACGGGCACAGACACCTCCAAGCCGGCGATGTACATCGAAGCCAACATCCACGGCAACGAAATCCAGGGCGGTGAGATCTGCATCTACACCCTGTGGTACTTGATGGAGAACTACGGCAAGATCGACCGCATCACGAGGCTCGTCAACGAGCGCGCCTTCTACATCGTCCCCACGGTGAATCCCGACGGCCGCGACTACTTCATGCACGGCACCGGTCAGGGCGCCCGCACCGGCCACATGCCGGTGGACGACGACAACGATTACCAGTTCGACGAGGACGGCCCGGAGGATCTGAACGGCAACGGCGTCATCGAGCAGATTCGCAAGTATGTGCCCGGGCAGGGCACGCACAAGAAGAGCGCTCTCGATCCGCGGATCCTCGAACCCGTCAAGCCGGGCGAGGTTGGCGATTACGTGCTGCTCGGCATGGAAGGCATCGACCACGATGGCGACGGCCGCGTGGGTGAGGACGGCCCTGGCAGCTACGACCCGAACCGCAACTTCGCCGCCGACTGGCAGCCGAACTACATCCAGAGCGGCGCGATGGACTACCCGTTCGAGTTGCCGGAGGCGAAGGCCGTCAACGACTTCCTCCTCGCGCACCCGAACATCGCAGGCCTCCAGACCTACCACAACAACGGCGGCATGATCCTCAGGAGCCCCGGTGCCGAGTGGACCGGCGAGTACCCGGCGAGCGACGTCCGCGCCTACGACGAACTCGGCCGCAACGCGGAACGGATCCTGCCCTTCTACAAGTACATGGTCATCTGGAGCGGCCTCTACACGGTGCACGGCGGCGTCACCGACTGGGGCAACGACGGCCTGGGCATCGTCTCGTTCTCGAACGAACTCTGGAACAACGGCCAGTACTTCACGAGTCCGGAGCTCAAGGATCAGCAGAAGGATCCGAACAGCCCCATCGCTCCGAGGGTCGCCAACTACTTCTTCAACGACTTCGTCGAGTTTGGCGACGAACTGACCGAGTGGAAGGAATTCGACCACCCGCAGTTCGGCAAAGTAGAAATCGGCGGCGCGTTCAAGAAGACGTTCGGCCGGGTACCGCCGCGATTCATGAACGAGGAACTGTGCCACCGCAACATGGCGTGGACGCTGTATCAGGCCGACGAGATGCCGAAGATGCGCGTCGGCGAGACCAAGGTCGAGAAGATCGGGGACGGCGTCTATCGCGTGCTGATCGATCTCGTCAACGAGAAGGCCGCGCCGACCGTCCTCGCCAAGGCCGCGACCAACAACGTCGTGCCGCCCGACATCCTGAGCGTGAACGGCAAGGCGGTCGATGTCCTCTCAGCCAGCTGGGTGCCGAGCAAGTGGCGCCCGGCAGTCGCGCAGGCGATCGATCAGAGAGACCTGAAGCGGATCCTCGTCCGCAACGGGATTGGCGGCCACACGACCAAGACGGTGCAGTACCTGGTGAAAGGCAGCGGCAGCCTGACCGTGACCTACGCGAGCCTGAAGGGCGGCACGGTGACGAAGGAGATCCCACTCCGGCAGTGA
- a CDS encoding serine hydrolase domain-containing protein: MTLRRSWLAVVLLVVCLAPLVQSQTLPVTSPELVGLSAARLDRLKSVVRDYVDRGTIAGVTVLVLRAGKVAYFEPIGQMDVEKKVAMRKDTIFRMASMSKAVTSVAAVILMEEGRLRLSEPVSKYLPAFRQTTVAVAAPGPGSRYGTIPARREITIRDLLTHTSGISYGGGPAADQYKAAGLSGWYLADKKEPIAPLMERLASLPFDGQPGEKYIYGYNTDILGAVIEKASGMPLDQFFRTKIFEPLKMVDSGFFLPKEKRDRLATVYSTGAEGKIGRSAEGGTGQGDFVDGPRACFGGGAGLLSTATDYARFLQMLLNGGELDGVRVLGPKSIEMMTSNQIGKLYREDGTLGFGLGFETTEDVGGAGRPDSRGAYGWGSAYYSKYWVDPQEKLVAVFLTQLAPTGGLDLQDKFRYLVYQAIVGPVPVAPTAAPRAR; encoded by the coding sequence ATGACACTCCGTCGTTCCTGGCTTGCCGTCGTCCTGCTCGTGGTCTGCCTCGCCCCGCTCGTGCAGTCTCAGACACTGCCCGTGACCTCGCCCGAGTTGGTGGGCCTGTCTGCCGCCCGCCTCGACCGACTGAAGTCCGTCGTGCGCGACTACGTGGACCGCGGCACGATCGCGGGCGTCACCGTGCTGGTGCTTCGGGCCGGCAAAGTGGCGTACTTCGAGCCCATCGGGCAGATGGATGTCGAGAAGAAGGTCGCCATGCGGAAAGACACGATCTTCCGGATGGCATCGATGAGCAAGGCGGTTACCTCAGTGGCGGCCGTCATCCTCATGGAGGAGGGCCGGTTGCGCCTCTCGGAGCCGGTCTCGAAGTACCTGCCCGCGTTTCGTCAGACGACCGTTGCTGTGGCGGCGCCAGGCCCCGGCAGCCGCTATGGAACCATTCCGGCGAGGCGCGAGATCACCATCCGGGACCTGCTGACGCACACGTCGGGCATCTCCTATGGCGGTGGGCCGGCTGCCGATCAGTACAAAGCGGCCGGGCTGTCGGGCTGGTACCTGGCGGACAAGAAAGAGCCGATCGCGCCGCTGATGGAGCGCCTCGCGTCGCTGCCGTTCGACGGGCAGCCGGGCGAGAAGTATATCTACGGCTACAACACCGACATCCTCGGCGCGGTGATCGAGAAGGCGTCCGGTATGCCGCTCGACCAGTTCTTCCGAACGAAGATCTTCGAGCCGTTGAAGATGGTCGATAGCGGCTTCTTTTTGCCGAAGGAGAAGCGGGATCGGCTGGCGACGGTCTACTCGACGGGCGCCGAGGGGAAGATCGGCCGGTCTGCCGAGGGTGGAACGGGACAGGGCGATTTCGTGGACGGTCCGCGCGCCTGTTTCGGCGGCGGGGCGGGCCTCCTCTCGACCGCCACCGACTATGCGCGGTTCCTGCAGATGCTGCTCAACGGCGGCGAACTGGACGGCGTGCGCGTGCTGGGGCCGAAATCGATCGAGATGATGACGTCGAACCAGATTGGCAAGCTGTACCGTGAAGATGGCACGCTTGGCTTCGGCCTCGGCTTCGAGACGACCGAGGACGTTGGCGGTGCAGGCCGGCCGGACTCGCGCGGCGCCTATGGATGGGGCAGCGCCTACTACTCGAAGTACTGGGTCGATCCGCAGGAGAAGCTCGTGGCGGTCTTCCTGACGCAACTCGCTCCGACAGGTGGACTCGACCTTCAGGACAAGTTCCGCTACCTGGTCTACCAGGCGATCGTCGGCCCGGTGCCGGTGGCGCCGACGGCCGCACCGCGGGCCAGGTAA
- a CDS encoding L-serine ammonia-lyase, iron-sulfur-dependent, subunit alpha, which translates to MSHSHSDAPGIFNDILGPVMRGPSSSHTAGSFHIATLVRALAGGAVARAQLTFDPDGSYARVYRQQGVDRAFAMGLLGWPLTDGRFMTVLDQAPDAGLDLCFTVAPLSGADHPNTVEIVVATGDGRALRLRAKSVGGGAVVITRVGDWPVRLTGQMPCTLVEVEVGSAERAGAILGGDGVAVERVESQPAAEAAARSSRFVLLIRHDALPEAMRTAVLGVEGVCGLREAPPTAFAKRGRPLFSSAAEMVGLAETRGWSLGRTALAYEAQLLELPEDRLVAEMRQRFEIMRAAVNQGLSPTAAPMQLLAPTARHVMEADQGGRLPVGGLHARAAARAMAVMHVNGAMGVVCAAPTGGSAGVLPGVLVSLVEDRRVTLEAAAYALFAASAVGLIVAARATFAAEVAGCQVEIGAAGAMAAAAVVETAGGTPRQAADAAAIAFQNTMGSVCDLVQGVVEIPCHTRNAVGASSAFVCADLIVGGYQNPIGLDETIDAVYDVGRMMPPELRCTARGGLAITPSALSLHRRP; encoded by the coding sequence ATGTCACACAGTCACTCGGACGCTCCCGGAATCTTCAACGACATCCTCGGGCCTGTCATGCGCGGGCCGTCGAGCTCACACACGGCCGGGTCGTTTCACATCGCCACGCTGGTGCGCGCGCTCGCAGGAGGTGCCGTCGCACGGGCGCAGCTGACGTTCGATCCGGATGGTTCCTACGCGCGGGTGTACAGACAGCAGGGTGTGGATCGCGCCTTTGCGATGGGCCTGCTCGGATGGCCGCTCACCGACGGTCGCTTCATGACAGTGCTCGACCAGGCGCCCGACGCCGGGCTCGATCTGTGCTTCACCGTGGCGCCGCTCTCCGGCGCCGACCACCCCAACACAGTCGAGATCGTGGTGGCGACCGGCGACGGACGTGCACTGCGCCTCCGCGCGAAATCGGTTGGAGGCGGAGCGGTCGTCATCACGCGGGTCGGGGATTGGCCAGTTCGACTGACCGGACAGATGCCCTGCACGCTCGTCGAGGTGGAGGTGGGCTCCGCCGAACGCGCCGGCGCGATCCTTGGCGGGGATGGCGTGGCGGTGGAGCGCGTCGAGTCGCAGCCCGCAGCCGAGGCCGCCGCCCGGTCCAGCCGATTCGTCCTCCTCATTCGACACGACGCGTTGCCAGAGGCGATGCGGACCGCCGTGCTTGGGGTCGAAGGCGTCTGCGGTCTTCGGGAGGCGCCGCCAACGGCGTTCGCCAAACGCGGCCGCCCGCTGTTCTCGAGCGCTGCCGAGATGGTCGGTTTGGCCGAGACGCGGGGCTGGTCGCTCGGTCGGACTGCCCTGGCGTACGAGGCGCAGTTGCTCGAGCTGCCCGAGGACCGGCTCGTCGCCGAGATGCGGCAGCGCTTCGAAATCATGCGTGCCGCGGTCAATCAGGGATTGAGCCCAACGGCCGCGCCGATGCAGTTGCTGGCGCCCACCGCGCGCCACGTGATGGAGGCCGACCAGGGCGGCCGGCTGCCCGTTGGGGGACTTCACGCTCGAGCGGCCGCGAGAGCCATGGCCGTGATGCACGTCAACGGGGCGATGGGGGTGGTCTGCGCGGCGCCGACCGGCGGTTCCGCCGGCGTGTTGCCCGGTGTCCTCGTATCACTCGTCGAGGACCGCCGGGTGACGCTCGAGGCGGCCGCGTACGCCTTGTTCGCGGCGTCAGCAGTCGGGCTCATCGTCGCGGCCCGGGCCACGTTCGCGGCGGAGGTGGCGGGCTGCCAGGTTGAAATTGGCGCAGCAGGCGCCATGGCCGCGGCGGCCGTCGTCGAGACAGCCGGCGGCACACCGCGCCAGGCGGCAGATGCCGCCGCGATTGCCTTCCAGAACACGATGGGCTCGGTGTGCGACCTCGTGCAGGGCGTGGTGGAAATCCCCTGCCACACCCGAAACGCGGTTGGCGCCTCATCGGCCTTCGTGTGCGCGGACTTGATCGTGGGTGGGTATCAGAACCCGATCGGCCTGGACGAGACGATCGATGCCGTCTACGACGTCGGTCGGATGATGCCGCCCGAACTCCGCTGCACCGCGCGGGGCGGCCTGGCCATTACGCCGAGCGCCCTGAGCCTGCACCGTCGTCCATGA
- a CDS encoding sodium:solute symporter family protein, translating to MHLQLIDWVIVVVSLLICFVPALFFGKRAGKSTSEFFVSGRAVPWWLAGLSMVATTFSSDTPNLVTDIVRRNGVAGNWVWWAFVLTGVATVFFYARLWRRSGVMTDLEFYEIRYSGAAAGVVRGFRSVYLGLLFNCMIMATVNLAACKIAGVLFGLPRWQTLAFVGGLNVIFATHSGLWGVLVIDMIQFFIKMTAVIAAAYFAVAHVGGLGVLVQKLSQPHIAPDGSTIHYLNVLPDFTNNWDMAIAVFVMPIAVQWWAVWYPGAEPGGGSYIAQRMLASKSERDSLGAVLFFNVAHYVLRPWPWILVGLCSILVYPELSDIQKAFPHLDPSLIGHDIAYPAMLKFLPVGFIGLMVGGLIAANSSTILTHLNWGASYLVHDFYRRFIRKDASEKHYVAAGRVVTVILFFCSSGLVFVLDTAKDAFDVILQVGAGTGLLYLVRWFWWRVNAWCEVVAMVSSFAVSITLLVLAKYHVHLSTHHALLLTIAVTTICWVTTAYIGPETDRPTLISFYTKVRPFGPGWNRIRLEAGLGPRRSDEAGDNIPLALLGWVSGCTVIWAALFTVGNFLYGRTGYALGLLGVFAVSSAALLYVVQRLWSDKGAPAS from the coding sequence ATGCACCTACAGCTCATCGACTGGGTGATCGTTGTCGTCTCGCTGCTCATCTGCTTCGTGCCTGCGCTGTTCTTCGGCAAGCGCGCCGGCAAGAGCACGTCCGAGTTCTTCGTGTCGGGCCGGGCGGTCCCCTGGTGGCTGGCCGGGCTGTCGATGGTGGCCACGACGTTCAGCAGCGATACGCCCAACCTCGTCACCGATATAGTCCGCCGAAATGGCGTCGCGGGCAACTGGGTGTGGTGGGCGTTTGTGCTGACCGGCGTCGCAACGGTCTTCTTCTACGCGCGGCTGTGGCGGCGATCCGGTGTCATGACCGACCTCGAGTTCTACGAGATCCGTTACTCGGGAGCCGCGGCCGGCGTGGTGCGCGGGTTCCGGTCCGTATACCTCGGCCTGCTGTTCAACTGCATGATCATGGCGACGGTGAACCTCGCGGCCTGCAAGATCGCGGGGGTCCTCTTCGGCCTGCCGCGGTGGCAGACGCTGGCGTTCGTCGGCGGCCTGAACGTGATCTTCGCCACGCACTCCGGCCTGTGGGGCGTGCTCGTCATCGACATGATTCAATTCTTCATCAAGATGACGGCCGTTATCGCCGCCGCGTATTTTGCGGTGGCGCACGTCGGCGGCCTCGGCGTCCTGGTCCAGAAGCTGTCTCAGCCGCACATCGCACCGGACGGCTCCACGATCCACTACCTGAACGTCCTGCCCGACTTCACCAACAACTGGGATATGGCGATCGCGGTCTTCGTGATGCCGATCGCCGTGCAGTGGTGGGCGGTCTGGTATCCGGGCGCCGAGCCCGGCGGCGGCAGCTACATCGCACAGCGGATGCTCGCATCCAAGTCCGAGCGGGATTCGCTCGGTGCGGTGCTGTTCTTCAACGTGGCGCACTACGTGTTGCGCCCGTGGCCATGGATTCTGGTCGGCCTCTGCTCGATTCTGGTCTACCCGGAACTGTCCGACATCCAGAAGGCGTTCCCACACCTCGATCCGAGCCTGATCGGTCATGACATCGCGTATCCGGCGATGCTCAAGTTCCTGCCCGTCGGGTTCATCGGCCTGATGGTGGGTGGCCTCATCGCGGCCAACTCCTCGACGATTCTCACGCACCTGAACTGGGGCGCCTCCTACCTGGTCCACGACTTCTATCGCCGGTTCATTCGCAAGGACGCCAGCGAGAAGCACTACGTTGCCGCGGGGAGGGTGGTCACCGTCATTCTGTTCTTCTGCTCGTCGGGCCTCGTGTTCGTTCTCGACACGGCAAAGGACGCATTCGACGTGATCCTCCAGGTTGGCGCCGGAACCGGACTCCTCTACCTGGTCCGCTGGTTCTGGTGGCGTGTCAACGCGTGGTGCGAGGTCGTCGCGATGGTCAGCTCATTCGCCGTCTCCATCACGCTGCTCGTGCTCGCCAAGTACCACGTGCACCTCAGCACCCACCATGCGCTGCTCCTGACGATCGCGGTCACGACGATCTGCTGGGTGACGACGGCCTACATCGGTCCCGAGACGGACCGGCCGACGCTCATCTCGTTCTATACCAAGGTCCGGCCCTTCGGACCGGGCTGGAACCGGATTCGCCTGGAGGCCGGCCTCGGTCCGCGCCGAAGCGACGAAGCAGGCGACAACATTCCGCTCGCGCTGCTCGGCTGGGTATCGGGATGCACGGTCATCTGGGCGGCGCTCTTCACTGTCGGCAACTTCCTCTACGGCCGGACGGGATACGCCCTCGGTCTGCTCGGCGTCTTCGCCGTCAGCAGCGCGGCGCTTCTCTACGTCGTCCAACGGCTGTGGTCCGACAAGGGCGCACCGGCATCATGA
- a CDS encoding FAD-dependent oxidoreductase, translating into MKPPPSHTRVVIVGAGYAGAATAWAIGRIGLGPGVILEQESSYGYHASGRNAAIFRVAEEDPTILTLALRSLDHIRRLESSGGPLLNPTGGLTLAGAGAAGELHQLASKLNQRGLHVELLTLPVARDRFPLLRLVRFHEALWCEEEAIADIHALLTFYIQQARATGFELHTNCRADDLIVSQGRVTGVRTSAGDIAADAVIDASGAWAGRLGRGAAPLPLRALRRHLFVFGPPTGGHHDSPFAWVQDAGFYFRPEGDGLLMSPCDETLMVPCEPPTDPAAAELLAEKLSAHAPAFTDLPLRRSWACLRTFSPDRHPFIGADPARPGLYHLSGLGGFGMTTSAAVGELMAEILAGRTPDWIDVAQMAVGRF; encoded by the coding sequence ATGAAACCGCCGCCTTCCCATACCCGCGTTGTCATCGTGGGGGCCGGCTATGCCGGCGCCGCCACCGCGTGGGCGATCGGCCGGATCGGTCTCGGCCCGGGTGTCATCCTCGAGCAGGAATCGAGCTACGGTTACCACGCATCGGGACGAAACGCCGCGATCTTTCGCGTGGCCGAAGAGGACCCGACGATTCTCACGCTCGCCCTCAGGTCTCTCGATCACATCCGCCGGCTGGAGTCGTCAGGCGGCCCGTTGCTGAACCCAACCGGGGGGCTGACGCTGGCGGGTGCCGGCGCTGCCGGGGAATTGCACCAACTGGCTTCGAAGCTGAACCAGCGCGGGCTCCACGTCGAACTCCTGACTCTCCCAGTGGCGCGCGACCGCTTTCCACTGCTGAGGCTCGTGCGCTTTCACGAGGCGCTGTGGTGTGAAGAGGAGGCGATCGCCGACATCCACGCGCTGCTCACCTTCTACATTCAGCAGGCCCGGGCCACGGGGTTCGAGCTGCACACGAACTGCCGGGCCGATGACTTGATCGTCAGCCAGGGCCGGGTGACCGGCGTGCGGACGTCCGCGGGCGACATCGCGGCCGACGCGGTGATCGACGCGTCCGGCGCATGGGCTGGACGCCTCGGCCGGGGCGCGGCGCCGCTTCCGCTCCGCGCGCTGCGACGCCACCTGTTCGTGTTCGGGCCGCCGACTGGTGGCCATCACGACTCGCCATTTGCATGGGTGCAGGATGCGGGCTTCTACTTCAGGCCTGAGGGGGACGGCCTGCTCATGTCTCCGTGCGATGAGACGCTGATGGTTCCCTGCGAACCGCCGACCGATCCGGCCGCGGCAGAACTCCTTGCCGAGAAGCTCTCTGCGCACGCTCCGGCCTTCACCGATCTCCCACTCCGTCGCTCCTGGGCCTGCCTGCGAACATTCTCGCCCGACCGGCATCCGTTCATCGGCGCCGACCCGGCACGGCCCGGGCTGTATCACCTCTCAGGGCTGGGAGGCTTCGGTATGACGACGAGCGCGGCTGTCGGGGAGCTGATGGCGGAGATTCTTGCAGGTCGGACACCGGACTGGATCGACGTCGCGCAGATGGCCGTCGGACGGTTCTGA
- a CDS encoding AAA family ATPase: protein MKLAFIGTHGVGKTTLCYDLAAALKRQGINVDMVKEVARLSPLPINRKTSLDAQTWILTTQVAEEIRSAAHHEVVVCDRSVLDNYAYLMFACGRQKAIERFVDYWMKSYTLLFKVPIFGQAAADGVRDTDEFFMRSIDQLVDTLLAEKKYPFEQLPEGQRDTWIDVVKNVVLKHPELNTRLI from the coding sequence ATGAAACTCGCCTTCATCGGAACCCATGGTGTTGGAAAGACCACGCTCTGCTACGACTTGGCTGCCGCGCTGAAGCGCCAGGGCATCAATGTGGACATGGTCAAGGAAGTGGCGAGGCTGTCGCCGCTGCCGATCAACCGCAAGACCTCGCTCGACGCCCAGACGTGGATCCTGACCACTCAGGTGGCCGAGGAGATCCGTTCCGCAGCGCACCACGAAGTGGTGGTGTGCGACCGCAGCGTGCTGGACAATTACGCGTACCTGATGTTTGCCTGCGGCCGACAGAAGGCGATCGAACGCTTCGTGGACTACTGGATGAAGAGCTACACGCTGTTGTTCAAGGTGCCGATCTTCGGGCAGGCAGCCGCCGACGGGGTGCGGGACACCGACGAGTTCTTCATGCGCTCGATCGACCAGCTCGTGGACACGCTGCTCGCCGAGAAGAAGTACCCCTTCGAGCAACTGCCCGAGGGACAGCGTGACACGTGGATCGACGTCGTGAAGAACGTGGTGCTGAAGCACCCGGAACTCAACACCAGGCTCATCTGA
- a CDS encoding RluA family pseudouridine synthase, translating to MRRLTCTATDGEAGTRLDDLIGHWLPAAVGHSLSKSAVRRLIMAGAVCVDARVARRPGLRLTRGMRLDVQVDVERLRPQAAARSGPLAPVIHVLYRDEWLVSVAKPAGLQTHAAADTRLDDLVSATRRLLNVPYLGVHHRLDRDTSGVVLFSLDPAANAGLAAAFADRAVDKVYHALTTPGARVPGRPWRVEGLLALSGSGLRARMTRVAAGGKRAETSFVVRQRLPRACVVEARPLTGRKHQIRAHLAECGLPILGDRRYGGPTAVGGARVVRAMLHAVRLTLPHPVSGRSLRIECPYPEDFASLLRQLGGRLDTTKPSR from the coding sequence ATGCGGCGTCTGACTTGCACGGCCACCGACGGCGAAGCCGGTACACGTCTGGACGATCTGATCGGTCACTGGCTTCCTGCTGCCGTGGGGCACTCACTGTCGAAGTCCGCTGTACGCCGGCTCATCATGGCGGGGGCGGTGTGCGTGGACGCTCGCGTCGCCCGACGGCCCGGGCTGCGACTGACCCGCGGCATGCGGCTGGACGTGCAGGTCGATGTCGAGCGTCTCAGGCCCCAGGCCGCCGCACGCTCCGGCCCGCTGGCACCGGTGATCCACGTCTTGTACCGCGACGAATGGTTGGTGTCGGTGGCAAAGCCCGCCGGGCTCCAGACACACGCCGCCGCCGACACGCGTCTCGACGACCTCGTCTCCGCCACCAGGCGCCTGCTGAATGTGCCGTACCTCGGCGTCCATCACCGCCTCGACCGGGATACGTCCGGCGTGGTGCTCTTCAGCCTCGATCCGGCGGCCAATGCAGGACTCGCGGCGGCATTCGCCGACCGCGCGGTCGACAAGGTGTACCACGCGCTGACCACGCCTGGCGCCCGCGTGCCGGGCCGACCCTGGCGGGTCGAGGGCCTGCTGGCGCTGAGCGGAAGTGGCCTGCGGGCACGGATGACGCGCGTGGCAGCCGGAGGGAAGCGGGCCGAGACGTCTTTCGTGGTGCGACAGCGACTGCCGCGCGCCTGCGTGGTCGAGGCGCGACCGCTGACTGGCCGCAAGCACCAGATCCGCGCGCACCTGGCCGAGTGCGGCCTGCCGATTCTCGGCGACCGCCGCTATGGCGGGCCGACCGCAGTCGGTGGGGCGCGCGTCGTCCGGGCGATGTTGCACGCCGTACGGTTGACCCTGCCGCATCCAGTCTCCGGTCGTTCGCTGCGCATCGAGTGTCCATATCCCGAGGATTTCGCGTCGCTGCTTCGACAACTCGGCGGTCGGCTTGACACCACGAAGCCGAGCCGATAG